From the Streptococcus oralis ATCC 35037 genome, one window contains:
- a CDS encoding DEAD/DEAH box helicase, which yields MKFNEFNLSAELLAEIEKAGFVEASPIQEQTIPLALEGKDVIGQAQTGTGKTAAFGLPTLEKIRTEEATIQALVIAPTRELAVQSQEELFRFGRSKGVKVRSVYGGSSIEKQIKALKSGAHIVVGTPGRLLDLIKRKALKLQDIETLILDEADEMLNMGFLEDIEAIISRVPENRQTLLFSATMPDAIKRIGVQFMKDPEHVKIAAKELTTELVDQYYIRVKEQEKFDTMTRLMDVEQPELAIVFGRTKRRVDELTRGLKIRGFRAEGIHGDLDQNKRLRVLRDFKNGNLDVLVATDVAARGLDISGVTHVYNYDIPQDPESYVHRIGRTGRAGKSGQSITFVSPNEMGYLQIIENLTKKRMKGLKPATAEEAFQAKKQVALKKIERDFADEAIRGNFEKFAKDARKLAAEFSPEELAMYILSLTVQDPDSLPEVEIAREKPLPFKPSGNGFGGKGKGGRGGRRGDDRRDRDRRGGRRDDFKKGSRGNDRFDKDRRYRNKDNKKPRNTSSEKKTGFVIRNKGDK from the coding sequence GTGAAATTTAATGAATTTAACTTGTCTGCTGAATTGCTAGCAGAGATTGAAAAAGCTGGATTTGTAGAAGCCAGTCCCATCCAAGAACAGACCATTCCCTTGGCTCTCGAAGGAAAAGACGTTATCGGTCAAGCTCAGACTGGTACAGGGAAAACCGCAGCCTTTGGCTTGCCAACCCTTGAAAAAATCCGTACAGAAGAAGCGACCATCCAAGCCTTGGTTATCGCTCCAACTCGTGAACTCGCTGTCCAAAGCCAAGAAGAACTCTTCCGCTTTGGCCGTAGCAAAGGAGTGAAAGTTCGCTCAGTTTACGGTGGTTCCAGCATTGAAAAACAAATCAAGGCCCTTAAATCTGGTGCCCACATCGTGGTAGGAACACCAGGCCGTCTCTTGGACTTGATTAAACGCAAGGCCTTGAAATTACAAGATATTGAAACTCTGATTCTTGACGAAGCGGATGAAATGCTCAATATGGGCTTCCTTGAAGACATTGAAGCCATCATTTCCCGTGTCCCTGAAAATCGTCAAACCTTGCTCTTTTCAGCAACCATGCCAGATGCTATCAAACGTATCGGTGTTCAGTTTATGAAAGACCCTGAGCATGTGAAGATTGCTGCCAAGGAATTGACAACAGAGCTGGTGGATCAGTACTATATCCGTGTCAAGGAACAAGAGAAATTTGATACCATGACACGTCTTATGGATGTGGAACAACCAGAACTTGCTATTGTATTTGGTCGTACTAAACGCCGTGTAGATGAATTGACTCGTGGACTTAAAATTCGTGGCTTCCGTGCAGAAGGAATTCATGGTGACTTAGACCAAAATAAACGTCTTCGTGTCCTTCGTGATTTTAAAAATGGGAATCTTGATGTTTTGGTTGCGACAGACGTGGCAGCACGTGGTTTGGATATCTCAGGTGTGACCCATGTCTACAACTACGATATTCCACAAGATCCTGAAAGTTATGTTCACCGTATCGGCCGTACAGGTCGTGCTGGTAAGTCAGGTCAATCTATTACCTTTGTTTCTCCAAATGAAATGGGCTACCTTCAAATCATCGAAAACTTGACTAAGAAACGCATGAAAGGCTTGAAACCAGCGACAGCAGAAGAAGCCTTCCAAGCTAAGAAACAAGTAGCGCTCAAGAAAATCGAACGAGACTTCGCAGACGAAGCAATTCGTGGGAACTTTGAGAAATTTGCTAAAGATGCTCGTAAGTTAGCTGCCGAATTTAGTCCAGAAGAATTGGCTATGTATATCTTGAGTCTGACAGTCCAAGATCCAGACAGCCTTCCTGAAGTGGAGATTGCGCGTGAAAAACCACTGCCATTTAAACCATCAGGTAATGGCTTTGGTGGCAAAGGTAAGGGAGGTCGTGGAGGCCGTCGTGGGGACGACCGTCGAGACCGTGATCGCCGTGGTGGTCGCCGTGATGATTTCAAAAAAGGCAGTCGTGGAAATGATCGTTTTGATAAAGACAGACGTTACCGTAATAAAGACAATAAAAAACCTCGCAACACTTCAAGCGAAAAGAAAACCGGCTTTGTTATTCGTAACAAAGGAGATAAATAG
- a CDS encoding cysteine hydrolase family protein, whose amino-acid sequence MAKALISIDYTEDFVADHGKLTAGAPAQAISKAIDQATRLAFERGDYVFFTIDAHEEKDTFHPESKLFPPHNIIGTSGRNLYGPLADFYAEHEADSRVFWMDKRHYSAFSGTDLDIRLRERRVDTVILTGVLTDICVLHTAIDAYNLGYQIEIVKPAVASIWPENHQFALGHFKNTLGAKLLDENLAEIEL is encoded by the coding sequence ATGGCAAAGGCTTTAATCTCGATCGACTATACAGAGGATTTCGTAGCAGACCATGGAAAGCTAACTGCTGGAGCACCTGCTCAAGCAATATCAAAAGCCATTGATCAGGCAACCAGATTAGCTTTTGAACGTGGAGACTATGTCTTTTTCACCATTGATGCTCATGAGGAGAAGGATACATTCCACCCAGAAAGCAAGCTCTTTCCACCACACAACATCATCGGAACTAGTGGGCGTAACCTTTATGGCCCCCTAGCTGACTTTTATGCTGAGCATGAGGCGGATAGTCGCGTCTTTTGGATGGATAAGCGTCACTATTCAGCATTTTCAGGAACGGACCTGGATATCCGTTTGCGGGAACGTCGGGTTGATACAGTCATCCTAACTGGAGTCCTGACTGACATTTGCGTCCTTCATACGGCTATTGATGCCTATAATTTAGGTTATCAAATCGAGATTGTCAAGCCTGCAGTCGCCTCTATTTGGCCGGAAAATCATCAGTTTGCTCTTGGGCATTTTAAGAACACATTGGGAGCAAAATTACTGGATGAAAACCTTGCTGAAATTGAACTATAA
- the codY gene encoding GTP-sensing pleiotropic transcriptional regulator CodY: protein MAHLLEKTRKITSILKRSEEQLQDELPYNAITRQLADIIDCNACIVNNKGRLLGYFMRYKTNNDRVEQFFQTKTFPEVYVQGANMIYDTEANLPVEHDLTIFPVESRADFPDGLTTIAPIHVSGIRLGSLIIWRNDKKFEDEDLILVEIASTVVGIQLLNFQREEDEKNIRRRTAVTMAVNTLSYSELRAVSAILAELDGNEGQLTASVIADRIGITRSVIVNALRKLESAGIIESRSLGMKGTYLKVLISDIFEEVKKRDY from the coding sequence ATGGCACATTTATTAGAAAAAACAAGAAAAATCACGTCTATTCTAAAGCGCTCTGAGGAGCAACTCCAAGATGAACTTCCTTACAATGCGATCACACGCCAGTTAGCTGATATTATTGACTGTAACGCTTGTATTGTGAATAACAAGGGACGTCTCTTGGGCTACTTTATGCGTTATAAGACCAATAATGACCGTGTAGAACAATTCTTCCAAACCAAAACCTTCCCTGAGGTCTATGTACAAGGGGCGAACATGATTTATGATACGGAAGCAAATCTTCCTGTTGAACATGATTTGACCATTTTCCCTGTGGAGAGCCGTGCGGACTTTCCAGATGGGTTGACAACTATTGCTCCGATTCATGTATCAGGGATTCGCCTAGGTTCGTTAATCATTTGGCGCAATGATAAGAAATTTGAAGATGAAGATTTGATCCTTGTCGAGATTGCGAGCACGGTTGTGGGAATTCAACTATTGAACTTCCAACGTGAAGAAGATGAAAAGAATATTCGCCGTCGTACGGCTGTTACCATGGCGGTCAACACCCTTTCCTATTCAGAACTGCGTGCCGTATCAGCTATTTTAGCTGAATTGGATGGAAATGAAGGACAGCTGACTGCGTCTGTTATTGCAGACCGTATTGGCATTACGCGCTCAGTAATCGTCAATGCTCTCCGTAAGCTAGAGTCGGCAGGAATCATTGAAAGCCGTTCACTAGGAATGAAGGGAACCTATCTCAAGGTATTGATTTCAGATATCTTTGAGGAAGTGAAAAAGAGGGACTACTAA
- a CDS encoding FAD-containing oxidoreductase produces MLTYDLIVIGFGKAGKTLAGKLASAGKKVALVERSKAMYGGTCINIGCIPTKTLLVAAEKDLSFEEVIATKNTITSRLNGKNYATVAGTGVDIFDAEAHFLSNKVIEIKSGDEKQELTAETIVINTGAVSNVLPIPGLATSKNVFDSTGIQNLDKLPEKLGVLGGGNIGLEFAGLYNKLGSKVTVLDALDTFLPRAEPSIAALAKQYMEEDGIELLQNIRTTEIKNDGDQVLVVTENETYRFDALLYATGRKPNVEPLQLENTDIELTERGAIKVDKHCQTNVPGVFAVGDVNGGPQFTYISLDDFRVVYSYLAGDGSYTLEDRLNVPNTMFITPALSQVGLTESQAADLKLPYAVKEIPVAAMPRGHVNGDLRGAFKAVVNTETKEILGASIFSEGSQEIINIITVAMDNKIPYTYFTKQIFTHPTLAENLNDLFAI; encoded by the coding sequence ATGTTAACATATGATTTAATCGTTATTGGATTTGGTAAAGCTGGGAAAACACTAGCTGGTAAATTGGCTTCAGCTGGCAAAAAAGTTGCCCTCGTTGAACGTAGCAAAGCTATGTATGGTGGAACTTGTATCAACATCGGTTGTATCCCAACTAAAACCTTGCTAGTTGCTGCTGAGAAAGATTTGTCTTTTGAAGAAGTCATTGCTACCAAAAATACCATCACTAGTCGCCTCAATGGTAAAAACTATGCTACTGTTGCGGGTACAGGTGTCGATATCTTTGATGCGGAAGCGCATTTCCTTTCAAACAAGGTCATCGAAATCAAATCTGGTGATGAAAAACAAGAACTGACTGCTGAAACTATCGTTATCAACACTGGTGCTGTTTCTAATGTCTTGCCAATCCCCGGACTTGCTACAAGCAAAAACGTCTTTGACTCAACAGGTATCCAAAACTTGGACAAATTGCCTGAGAAACTTGGAGTTCTTGGTGGCGGAAACATCGGTCTTGAATTTGCAGGTCTTTACAACAAACTTGGAAGCAAAGTTACAGTCCTAGATGCCTTGGATACTTTCCTACCTCGTGCAGAACCTTCCATCGCAGCTCTTGCTAAACAATACATGGAAGAAGACGGAATTGAATTGCTTCAAAACATCCGTACTACTGAAATCAAAAACGACGGTGACCAAGTTCTCGTCGTAACTGAAAACGAAACTTACCGTTTCGATGCCCTTCTCTACGCAACTGGACGTAAACCAAACGTAGAACCACTTCAACTTGAAAATACAGATATCGAACTTACTGAACGTGGTGCTATCAAAGTAGATAAACATTGTCAAACAAACGTTCCTGGTGTCTTTGCAGTCGGAGACGTCAACGGTGGGCCTCAATTTACCTACATCTCACTTGATGACTTCCGCGTTGTCTACAGCTACCTTGCTGGAGATGGCAGCTACACTCTTGAAGACCGTCTCAATGTGCCAAACACCATGTTCATCACACCTGCACTTTCACAAGTTGGTTTGACGGAAAGCCAAGCAGCTGATTTGAAACTCCCATACGCTGTCAAGGAAATCCCTGTTGCAGCAATGCCTCGTGGTCACGTAAATGGAGACCTTCGCGGAGCCTTCAAAGCTGTTGTTAACACTGAAACAAAAGAAATTCTTGGAGCAAGCATCTTCTCAGAAGGCTCTCAAGAAATCATCAACATCATCACTGTTGCGATGGACAACAAAATCCCTTATACTTACTTCACAAAACAAATCTTCACTCACCCAACTTTGGCTGAGAACTTGAATGACTTGTTTGCGATTTAA
- a CDS encoding M24 family metallopeptidase, with the protein MSKLQQIVTYLESEKLDVAVVSDPVTINYLTGFYSDPHERQMFLFVLADQEPLLFVPALEVERASSTVSFPVAGYVDSENPWQKIKNALPQHDFKRVAVEFDNLILTKYHGLKTVFETAEFENLTPRIQRMRLIKSADEVQKMMVAGLYADKAVKVGFDNISLDKTETDIIAQIDFAMKGEGYEMSFDTMVLTGDNAANPHGIPGANKVEKDALLLFDLGVMVNGYASDMTRTVAVGKPDQFKKDIYNLTLEAQQAALDFIKPGVTAHEVDRAAREVIEKAGYGEYFNHRLGHGIGMDVHEFPSIMEGNDMVIEEGMCFSVEPGIYIPGKVGVRIEDCGVVTKDGFDLFTSTSKDLLYFD; encoded by the coding sequence ATGTCTAAATTACAACAAATCGTAACATATCTTGAATCAGAAAAACTAGACGTCGCTGTCGTATCTGACCCCGTCACTATTAATTACCTCACTGGCTTTTACAGTGATCCCCATGAACGCCAAATGTTCCTCTTTGTCCTAGCGGATCAGGAACCTCTCCTCTTTGTCCCAGCTCTCGAAGTGGAACGTGCAAGTAGCACCGTTTCCTTCCCGGTTGCGGGCTATGTAGATTCTGAAAATCCATGGCAAAAAATCAAAAATGCTTTGCCGCAGCACGACTTCAAACGTGTCGCTGTTGAGTTTGACAATCTCATCTTGACCAAATACCATGGTTTGAAAACAGTTTTTGAAACTGCTGAGTTTGAAAACCTCACTCCTCGCATTCAACGCATGCGCCTCATCAAATCAGCTGATGAAGTGCAAAAAATGATGGTTGCAGGGCTCTATGCTGATAAGGCTGTTAAGGTTGGTTTTGACAATATTTCTCTTGATAAGACGGAAACAGACATCATTGCCCAAATCGATTTTGCCATGAAAGGTGAAGGCTATGAAATGAGCTTTGATACTATGGTCTTGACTGGCGATAACGCTGCAAATCCGCACGGAATTCCTGGTGCAAACAAAGTTGAAAAGGACGCCCTTCTCCTCTTTGACCTCGGTGTCATGGTTAATGGCTATGCCTCAGATATGACTCGTACGGTCGCTGTCGGTAAACCAGACCAGTTCAAAAAAGATATTTACAACTTGACGCTTGAAGCCCAACAAGCTGCCCTTGACTTCATCAAGCCAGGTGTGACTGCCCATGAAGTGGACCGCGCCGCCCGTGAGGTCATCGAAAAAGCTGGTTACGGTGAGTACTTCAACCACCGTCTCGGTCACGGTATCGGTATGGATGTCCACGAATTCCCATCTATCATGGAAGGTAACGACATGGTCATCGAAGAAGGCATGTGCTTCTCTGTTGAACCTGGTATCTATATCCCGGGCAAAGTCGGTGTTCGTATCGAAGACTGCGGTGTTGTCACTAAGGATGGATTTGACCTCTTTACCAGCACCAGCAAAGATTTGCTTTATTTTGATTAA
- the murT gene encoding lipid II isoglutaminyl synthase subunit MurT, whose translation MKLKNTLGLLAGRSSHFVLSRLGRGSTLPGKLALQFDKDILQNLAKNYEIVVVTGTNGKTLTTALTVGILKEVYGQVLTNPSGANMITGIATTFLTAKSSKTGKNIAVLEIDEASLSRICDYIHPSLFVITNIFRDQMDRYGEIYTTYNMILDAIRKVPTATVLLNGDSPLFYKPAIPNPVEYFGFDLEKGPAQLAHYNTEGILCPDCQGILKYEHNTYANLGAYICENCGCKRPDLDYRLTDLVELTNNRSRFVIDGQEYGIQIGGLYNIYNALAAVAIARFLGADSQRIKQGFDKSRAVFGRQETFHIGDKECTLVLIKNPVGATQAIEMIKLAPYPFSLSVLLNANYADGIDTSWIWDADFEQITDMDIPEINAGGVRHSEIARRLRVTGYPADKITETSNLEQVLKTIENQDCKHAYILATYTAMLEFRELLASRQIVRKEMN comes from the coding sequence ATGAAATTAAAAAATACTTTGGGCCTCCTAGCTGGGCGTTCTTCCCACTTCGTTTTAAGCCGTCTTGGCCGCGGAAGTACGCTCCCAGGAAAACTCGCCCTTCAATTTGATAAAGATATTTTACAAAATCTAGCTAAGAACTACGAGATTGTCGTGGTCACTGGAACCAACGGGAAAACCCTGACAACTGCCCTCACTGTCGGCATTTTAAAAGAAGTTTATGGTCAGGTTCTTACTAACCCAAGCGGTGCCAACATGATTACAGGGATCGCAACGACCTTCTTGACTGCCAAATCGTCTAAAACTGGAAAAAACATTGCCGTCCTAGAAATTGACGAGGCCAGTCTATCTCGTATCTGTGACTACATCCACCCTAGCCTTTTTGTCATCACTAATATTTTCCGTGACCAGATGGACCGCTATGGTGAGATTTACACGACTTATAACATGATTTTGGATGCCATCCGTAAAGTGCCTACGGCTACAGTTCTCCTCAATGGTGACAGTCCGCTTTTCTACAAGCCAGCTATTCCAAATCCTGTAGAGTATTTTGGTTTTGACTTGGAAAAAGGGCCAGCCCAACTGGCTCACTACAATACCGAAGGTATTCTCTGCCCTGACTGTCAAGGTATCCTCAAATATGAGCACAATACCTATGCTAACTTGGGGGCCTATATCTGTGAAAATTGTGGTTGCAAACGTCCTGACTTGGACTACCGTCTGACAGACTTGGTTGAATTGACCAACAATCGCTCTCGTTTTGTCATTGACGGCCAAGAATACGGCATCCAAATCGGTGGACTCTATAATATCTACAATGCCCTTGCTGCAGTTGCTATTGCCCGTTTCCTCGGCGCAGATTCGCAACGGATCAAGCAAGGATTTGACAAGAGTCGTGCTGTCTTTGGACGCCAAGAAACCTTCCATATCGGTGACAAGGAATGCACCCTCGTCTTGATTAAAAATCCTGTTGGTGCGACCCAAGCTATCGAGATGATCAAACTAGCTCCTTATCCATTTAGCCTATCTGTCCTCCTTAATGCCAACTATGCTGATGGGATTGATACTAGCTGGATCTGGGATGCGGACTTTGAACAAATCACTGACATGGACATTCCTGAAATCAACGCTGGTGGTGTTCGTCATTCTGAAATTGCACGCCGTCTTCGAGTGACTGGCTACCCAGCTGATAAAATCACTGAGACAAGCAATCTGGAGCAAGTTCTCAAAACCATTGAGAACCAAGACTGCAAGCATGCCTATATCCTGGCTACCTATACTGCTATGCTAGAATTCCGCGAACTGCTGGCTAGTCGTCAGATTGTTAGAAAGGAGATGAACTGA
- a CDS encoding ECF transporter S component: MKQTKTTKIALVSLLTALSVVLGYYLKIGTPTGILTLLDAGIFFTAFYFGSKEGAVVGGLAAFLLDLLSGFPQWMFFSLVNHGLQGFFAGFKGKWQWLGLVLATIVMVSGYALGSTLMNGWSAALPEILPNFLQNTLGMVVGFVVFQSVKKIK; encoded by the coding sequence ATGAAGCAAACCAAAACAACTAAAATCGCCCTTGTATCCCTCTTAACCGCCCTTTCTGTGGTTCTAGGTTATTACTTGAAAATTGGAACGCCAACAGGAATATTGACTCTCTTGGATGCAGGTATTTTCTTTACTGCCTTTTACTTTGGCAGTAAAGAAGGGGCCGTCGTTGGAGGACTAGCAGCTTTTCTGCTTGACCTTTTATCAGGCTTTCCACAGTGGATGTTCTTTAGCTTGGTAAACCATGGCTTGCAAGGATTTTTTGCAGGTTTTAAAGGGAAATGGCAATGGCTAGGCCTTGTCTTGGCTACTATCGTCATGGTAAGTGGCTACGCTCTGGGCTCAACTCTAATGAATGGCTGGTCAGCAGCCTTGCCAGAAATCCTTCCAAACTTCCTACAAAATACCTTGGGAATGGTTGTGGGATTTGTAGTCTTTCAGAGTGTCAAGAAGATAAAATAA
- the gatD gene encoding lipid II isoglutaminyl synthase subunit GatD, protein MVYTSLSSKAGNYPYQLNIAHLYGNLMNTYGDNGNILMLKYVAEKLGAHVTVDIVSLHDDFDENHYDIAFFGGGQDFEQSIIAGDLPAKKESIDNYIQNDGVVLAICGGFQLLGQYYVEASGKRIEGLGVMGHYTLNQTNNRFIGDIKIHNEEFDETYYGFENHQGRTFLSDDQKPLGQVVYGNGNNEEKIGEGVHYKNVFGSYFHGPILSRNANLAYRLVTTALKKKYGQDIQLPAYEDILSQEIAEEYSDVKSKADFS, encoded by the coding sequence ATGGTTTATACTTCACTTTCCTCAAAAGCTGGCAACTACCCTTATCAGCTCAACATCGCCCACCTTTACGGAAACCTCATGAATACTTACGGAGACAACGGCAACATCCTCATGCTCAAGTATGTGGCTGAAAAACTGGGAGCTCATGTGACGGTTGACATCGTTTCTCTCCATGATGACTTTGATGAAAACCACTATGATATCGCCTTTTTCGGTGGCGGCCAAGACTTTGAACAAAGCATCATTGCAGGCGACCTTCCTGCTAAAAAAGAGAGCATTGACAACTACATCCAAAACGACGGAGTGGTTCTAGCTATCTGTGGTGGTTTCCAACTATTGGGCCAATATTATGTTGAGGCTTCAGGTAAACGCATCGAAGGGCTCGGTGTCATGGGTCACTACACCCTCAACCAGACTAATAACCGCTTTATCGGTGACATCAAGATCCATAATGAAGAATTCGATGAAACCTACTATGGCTTTGAAAATCATCAGGGACGTACCTTCCTTTCTGATGACCAAAAACCGCTAGGACAGGTGGTCTATGGAAATGGAAATAACGAAGAAAAAATCGGCGAAGGGGTTCATTATAAGAATGTCTTTGGTTCCTACTTCCACGGACCTATCCTCTCTCGTAATGCCAATCTAGCTTATCGCCTAGTTACTACTGCCCTCAAGAAGAAATACGGTCAGGACATCCAACTCCCTGCCTATGAAGACATTCTCAGTCAAGAAATCGCTGAAGAATACAGCGACGTCAAAAGCAAGGCTGACTTTTCTTAA